The genomic interval gtcgatcaagACCAGcaaatgtgatcggtatatatatttagggaccatgtaaacgtttcgtccgttttggaaaTGGTTTGACtattcgtacctacggtcaaccaaaagaGAAgctttttgacatattgaaacctcattgactggggttttgccaaatgggtttcctcaatgtgaccgcgcacgataggtaataaaaattaggtgatttcagatatgcaaatggctttcaGCGTtcacatctttgtaatgggtcctcccttagggaaTCCTAGTTCTGTTTTCGGTTCactggaaattctgacggtcaaacgaggtccttttacaaggtcactaaatataagtaccaatcacatcggctggtgacgattaatcccgagaagtttctttcatatagtcacttcatattgctatagttttattttaaacctagtataaaggttatgatacattagtggacacttcggtgatCAACAACTTCAGTTCTTAATAcggtcgatcaacaccagcaaatgtgatcggtatatatattgatgGACTCCGTAAAAATTTGGTCCATTTCggacatagtttgaccgtccATAGCCatggtcaacaaaaaagaggcattttgacatattaaaacctcattgaccggggctttgccaaatgagtttcctcggtgcaaccacgcacgatcggtgacaaaaattagatgatttcagatatgcaaacagcTTTCGACGTTCGCATCCCGATAATgagtcctcccttagggcataatagtggtgtatTCGGTTTACCAATATTTTTAACGGtcagacgaggtccgaattagatgaagttttaacagggtccctaaatattagCACCGATAACATCAACTTGTGTCGATTAATCCTaagaagtttacttcatatagttgtttcataatgctacaattttattctaaatctagtataaagttataatataaagaaatataaaattttaaatctagtatcattaacatatataatattttatgtataattattactAAAAAAgacataattgatatatgtataatatattatatgcatgtataatattttattttttggctgGTCAAACCACGGGTGGGACGGGTTTCACACCTTTAAACTAAGTttggccctctacccacggaagcgggttTTGACAGACTTTCTAGCAGGCCGGGCCGAGTAAAagcccatcgggcttgcggaTTTCCGCGTACTTTTTGAATCCGCGggttaaatgatgaggcctacttTTAGGACCCCTAAATGAATTTTCAGGTCTACAAAATCTTCACATCTTGCGTGTCCAAAACAAATATGCTCACAATGGTGAGCACCCTAATATCTGGATAAAGACATAAAGTTGAAAATCGACACTTTGAAATCGCTCTATTTGAAGATGCACTGCGAAACGCGCACGACTTGCAAAATTACTTTCATGGAGTTGCAGGGTATCAAAGGGAAGGGTGTTTTAAGCTCGAAGTTAATCGTGATCTTGCGCTAGTAAACAAATATGTGGATGATGGTCTCAAGGATGAATATAATGTAGTCTCGCAAAGTGGTGTATAGAGAAGAACAAGTCTATGGTTCAAATGGATGATGGCTCTTGGGTGTTGATAGATCATgagaatgatgatgatgaaggaaACAAATTAAGCTTCAAAAGTCGAATGTAAACAAAATCGATCTTCTACTATTGTGGAGTTTAAGGATGACCTAAATTTATATCGATCATTAGTACTTTTCGATCAATGTTATGTATTAGGAAATAAGAAATCAGCTTTTCATGCTTCTGATGATGAAGGTGCATGTCTTTGAGTTGGACTTTGTTTTCATCTCGATCACAATTCACATGGCTGAGATGCGCTCAATACTAGTACACATATTGTAATATCTCggaaattataattattttctaattattattcggagatatttaaattggtgattatccgattatatagtacgagggCGAAAAAGAAAGTGTTTGAGCGATTTATACTCAGAAACATTACCGTGAGtggtcaagagttgactttttatccattaggaatctcagaaaacttcattcatgaaagtcgtagagttcgtcaatacgagtttgTAGACGCGCGACACgctttaatcggatgtcgtatgtgaaagttgttagcaacatAAATTTTGTTTCCGTTTTTTGGATGAGTATAAAAGGAATGAGatgagatttaaaaaaatcaggtttttttctcaaaagcaGCTTGGTTGCTGTTTACCTGAGCTCGAGTACTGTTCACGCGATTTTTCCCTCTTGGTTGCCAAATCTTTCTCCGACCATATCTCCGTCGTCCGACGACGGAATTGAGTAAGACCGGTGGCGTTGGAACCGTCTCTTCATCCCCTATCGATATGGGTTAGTGTTTGGTACAGATTCGAGCTGTTTGAAgccaagaaatgaagaaataataCGGCTGCTCTGTTTGAAGAAGTGAGGAGAACTCCttcctccggcaaccaatgaaggtgattcttcttgtgttttgaAGCTTGTAGGATTTATATCAATACTCTAAAGCAATTGTATCTATTTCGAATTACATAAAgagaatcgacgatttcttttttctatggtctgtgaatagtaccgattttatgtttttcgtcgattggactgtttaggcttcgATTTAGaatttggtgtcaactagaaagttgttggaaaggTTTTTTAGTTTGTGGTGGTAAATTTTGGTGATCATCGGGGGTCACCGGAATGGTGGCGGCGCATGAACAGTGGTTCATGAACAGTGCTTTGTAACCAGTGTTTGTTAACATTGTTCAGCTGTAATGAATCGTCACCTGAGATTTTACGCAttgttttctaagcattttctCATGCTATTAGCTGACCGATGAAACGAGTGAGAGAATCGctctcggtgtcgtggaagttgcacgcaggaaataagttGAGTAAAACTCACAATGATCATAATGATCAAAGTAGTGTTATAGTTATTGAATtttgtttgagttgttaacatagtcattgcatcactagcATATAAAAtttgttctaaaaatatgttttggtttaaattacataaacttgatcatctacggttcatgggtaagtgaaacgctattttagtAAATGATTTGAAAAAAGTGACTCATAGTAAATCTCaatatgacaagtctacccttggcggtgactcatatttacgattttttaaaaagagtgaactgtgacatctatataatatagtaggttgtgtatgtgtacaaatatggtaaatacgatacatatatatatgagttgctatattatataatgttacagtttttatttgaaaaatgagattatattgtggtgactatatttatattgttgtgcaagagtcgcttggttgtagtacaataacatgtgtagattgttatattgtacgtggttttaacattgagtcttgttaaaacgttttctggttttcggacgttgttggcagtaatcgaAAACAAGCTTTGGCCGGGTGTCGGTTACGAtttagttagagctctagtttgtctgccggtgtactgcatgaggggtaacaaatgggttgcatgggtctcatgagtaccaaTGTTTTTgactgatattgggtaacatatgggctgcccagtgtctgtcggtgtactgcatgaggggtaacagatgggtactTGGGTCTcctaaatgattttgggtaaccataTGAGTTGCCGAGTGCATgttggtgtactgcatgaggggtaacagatgggttgcatgGTCTCATGAGTATCCATATTTTttagtgatattgggtaacaaatgggttgcccagtgtctgtcggtgtactgcatgagacgtaacagatgggtagctgggtctcatgagtacccatgttttaaatgattttgggtatccagatgggttgcctagtgtctttcggtgtactgcatgaggggttaCAGATGGGTttcctgggtctcatgagtacccatgttttaaatgattttgagtaacagatgggtttcctaatgtctcatgattacacatatttttaaatgatattgggtaacatatgggttgcccagtgtcagaTGAGTATGTTTGcctttaaatgttatctgtcatatttcctttgtatgcgatgtatgttatactactggtttactcatacgggctgaaaagcttacggagtttgtgtttacaatcctgctacctcaattcgatggtgtaggggatagttctgcaggtggggattaACAGATTCGGAGgacttactctgaagatttctttcttctgtttgtggtgaagATTGAATGAATTTTACAATTCCATTagttataatactgaggtataaactggttatgtattattcaagtctaCTGATTCatgttgtggactcagtttcgatacattgttattataagatgatttcaatatatttgagattgttttagatttttcatggcttcgaattcgaatttttatcattcgaaatttcaggGATGTGACACTTATAGCCTTTAATGGCATTTTAAGCACGACATTTTTCAAAAAATGTCATTGACAGAAGATTTAACGGTCTTTTTATAGAAAAAATGCCATTAAATTTTGAGTCTCCATATTCAAATTATATTCATGGCATTTACAAATGCCATTAAATTCATGAGGTTTTAAAAACGCTATGGTAATGTTGTTCTCTGGCGTTTGTGAACGTCATAATCTGCTACACCAAAATGACAATCATGTATTTCACTATTGAAGttctttaattattaatttccTTTCAATATTTCAAGCTTATGAGATATGATACGATCGATATGCTAGTAAgatcattctaaaaaaaaaacagaaaacaaaaatagatgTGTATCTTAAATTTTCTCCAATTTAGGTGTTTTGCTCCAATAGCTTTTCTAAAAGCATTTTCTACATTTGCAACCATCTCTGTAGTAATTTTAGAGAAGGATTTAGGGAAGAATGATAAAATCTACAAAATAGAGAATGTGCGGGAGTTTGAGTATAAAATGCTTTTTGATTATAGTGctttttgattatatataatagaaaaattataaaaaaaattgttggagatgctcaAAGGATTTGTTGCTTATGAATGCACTTCTTTACGTAGGGTTTATCTGAAGAATTTGCCACTAATTATTCATTCCAAattcttaatatatatatatatataactactgaatggtggagatgtgaaaaagtGACCGAATACTAATTAAATAAGGACCTCCGCACTTTAATTCCAAAGCGGGGCTCCACTTTAAAAATggactatatttatatatacacacacacacaaggagGATCTGAAGAGGATGTCCGCAACTTTCCTAAAGTGCGGacgtctttttttttcaatcatcaCAGTCTGATGACGGCGCCTCTCTTGCCAGATGGTGTCCAGGTCTCCAACTAAAGCTTCTTCTTGATAGTGGAGCCGCCAATTACCAGTTTGTGATTAGATTTCTACCGATTTGAAGTTTCAGTCACGTCTTGCAACCTAGAACCTTCGAACCTCGATCGAATTGGCTTCGACCTTCAATCAGACGTCTTCTGAGATGCCATGGCCCTAATCCGGCAAGAGGAACGCAGCCGTTGGCGCTAGATGCAGTTGAGAAGCAAGATGTCCGCACGTTAGGGGAGCTGGGAACGTTTGCTGCAGAacctgcatatatatatatatatatatatatatatatatatatagggcttTTCAGGTAAGGAGGCCCTTATCTTAGCTTATGATAcggatttctatttttgaccaacttttcgatcgagttttcacttctccaccgtccaatatctaggctataacgtatagatcatctccacaaaatttcacccgATTCCATCGCcgttaaggtactcataacttcgattctctactcaaaatatgaacggttcaggttcggcaaattcaatccgtccattggttttgattagtttgataccttaaagATCATGAAttcggctgaaattttgtggagatgatctatacattataacctagatattagacggtggagatgtcaAAAATCGATCTAAACGTTgataaaaaatggaaatccgtaccttagcttaaggtacggatctCCTTACCTGAAaacccttatatatatatatatatatatatatatatcatatagatatatatatatatatatagatttcctcaaatgcggaggtccgcaccaatgattttggtgcggatttccatctttttactACTTTTTAatcgaattttctcatctccaccgtctagtatctagataatattgtgtagatcatctctgcaaattttcagccaatttggtaattgttaaggccctcaaaatcgaATAATAAATGGACGGACCGAATTCTGTCAAACAgttaccgttcatatttttaaccgaaaaacgcaattttgagggccttaacgattaccaaattggctgaaattttgcagagatgatctacacaatattatctagatactagacggtggagatgagaaaatttgatcaaaagtggtaaaaagatggaaatccgcaccaaaatcttggtgcggacctcGGCAGCCAAGaagggctatatatatatatatatatatatacccaaGATCGGGTTAAGACTTTCaacctttttttatttgaagtttGGTAGGAGTTAATAGCTAGTAAGTTCGGCCATCAGATAGGACTTTGTAATATATTTATGGCATGCAGTTGAGTGGTATGTATTTATGGCATTTCTTGAATCGGCTCTTCTCTCGTTTACATGTAACCACGTATCAAGTATTTACCAACTTGTGCATCTTGCGTATGCAAATTATGGATTTATGCCTAAAAACTTACTCTGGGAGAGTGGGAGGTGTAAATAAGCTGAGCTAATCAGATTCGGAAAAGAAAGAAGGTTCAATATTGAATAATGTTGAAGTGTGCGTGGCTCATATTAATGCTTCTAGCAGCTGGGTGAAAATAAATATAGCTAGGCTGCAATATGCGCAAGCTAAACTTATTTCCCGTCTTATggacctagctagctagctgggGCGGGGCAGCTACAGCAGCCATATTTTGAAACTATCAAtgtgagtgtgtgtgtgtgtattctGTCTTCGATCTATACTGAAAAATTTGGTTATAGTTGAGAGTTGAGTAGATGACGGTAAGAATGAACACCGTACCTTATCCCATGAACAGTATGCACGAAAAAGGACTAAATAAGTTCAGATATACAGTACTTGAAGAAGAGCGAATCCTTCCCTTTACTAAATACATACCGGTTTAACCCAACAAAATCAAGCCAATAATATTCCATTTACAATTGAATCGTCGTTATCCGGTTGTGATCAATGATGCCCGGCCGGCCAGCGTCCGAACTCTGTTATATATAGGTCACTTGTTATTTGATTGATTAATTAGCATTAGCATATGGTCATATATCGAGAGCTTAGTCCGGCCATATCCAACTATATATTGATTGAAACTTCTTCTtcgagaagaaaagaaaaaatggcatatatagctagctaggtttGATCCGAGACCCAAGCTTTTTACCTTCtctttcttatatattttaagGTTTCCCCAGTCAATGTACGTTATGAAATTGAACAAATTAGTCCAGCTAGCTATATGGATATGTTAATTTAAGTCAGATATGCATGTGAAGTGAGACATAAAcagattaaaaagaaaaattatttgGTTCTAAATGATGGGATTTCATATCTCCATTTCCTTTTTCATTCATTCaccagaaagaaaaatattaaaacagTTGGTCAGACAAAGGCAATACGCGAAAAGATTTTCCAGATTTGGTTGCACTGTTTAATTGTTTGACTTTTAGACCTTGTTACCTATAAGTATAATGCATTTGATCCTACCATTATTATTCCTACAGaaaacttcttcttcttcttcttctagttctagcttcttcttcttctgctggGTCAGTATGACAGAAAGAGGTTCAAAGTTATTGTGTTTGTACCTCTCTCTGATATTTGCTTCTGTATCTTCATCTTCCGCAGACGCTGATAACTGTAGCTTTACAAACAATGGTGTTGGTAATAAGATCCAAGGGCTGTTTGTGTTCGGAAGCTCTCTGGTTGACAATGGCAACAATAACTTTTTGGAAACCAGGTCCAAAGCCGATTACTTGCCGTATGGAATCGACTTCCCAAGTGGACCTTCTGGGAGATTTACAAACAATAAAAATGTTATTGATCTCCTTTGTGATCAGCTTAAGCTTCCCCTCATTCCACCATTTCAAGACCCTTCCACTAAAGGAAGTAAAATTGTTCATGGTGTCAACCATGCCTCTGGCGCTTCTGGTATCTTAAATGATACAGGATCAATTGCGGTGCGTATTTCACTccttattttcatatattcAAACTACATCAGCTCATGGTTCATATAAAAATACGGTTTTGACTTTGGTAtttctcttctcatttatatCAAACGCGCTTCCTAGTCTAGCTTTCTCATCAATAACCTGTGAATTGTGAATTATTCACAACCGTACAATGTGTCGATTTATATGGAGACGATCAAATATTATACTGATCGACGGTCCTCACATGAAGCCTGCGCTTGCTTGGGTTCAACTATCACATGCAAGCATGCATGGTGAGCTAGCAGATACGTACATAGCATGCATCCATatgatgaaatatatatatatatatatatatatatgatgtatatgttcaaaaaaaaacactaggGCTCATTGAGTTAATTTACTGTAAACAATTGTCGTAGTATATCATGTCTGTGATCACTAGCTTCGATATGGGTGTCGTCTCAAAAGCAAGCCGCAACGCCGGGGCGGACCACGACAACTGCGCATGCACTCCCCACCTTTCGGCGGTCTCCTCTGTGCCggtcggagctccatcggcgacctATGGCGGTCGGAATGGTGAAATCGCTGGAATCTGcccagaaacttgatttttgaaGAATCCAGCCGCCGTGGATATCTGATGGAACTGTGACCGGCACAGACGAGATCGCCGAGAGGTGGGTAGTACGGCTGTGCTGGTCTGCCGCGCCATTGTAGCCTGCCGTTGCCGGAATCCATTTGTCTGCActgtgcggacgtccgcacctaaAACACCGTATATatagtgttttttttaattttcgacggaaaaatcaaaattagtTAGTTTTGATTGATTTCCTTGATCTCCATAAGAATGTGATAACTTGTAATCTGAAATGTCTGGTAGGTCTTATATTCTGAAATATGTTTCAGGGTAATGCAACGAGCTTGAGTCAACAAGTTTTGGACTTTGAGGAGGTGACACTGGCAAATTTAGAAGCACAGCTAGGGTGCAATTGCTCTCAATCGCTACCAAGCTACTTGATTGTTGTAGGAGTTGGCGGAAATGATTACATGCTCAACTATTTCCTAAGGAAATTGTACATCCAAATCAGTATTGAAAACTTCACTG from Argentina anserina chromosome 2, drPotAnse1.1, whole genome shotgun sequence carries:
- the LOC126785403 gene encoding GDSL esterase/lipase At4g16230-like isoform X1; the protein is MTERGSKLLCLYLSLIFASVSSSSADADNCSFTNNGVGNKIQGLFVFGSSLVDNGNNNFLETRSKADYLPYGIDFPSGPSGRFTNNKNVIDLLCDQLKLPLIPPFQDPSTKGSKIVHGVNHASGASGILNDTGSIAGNATSLSQQVLDFEEVTLANLEAQLGCNCSQSLPSYLIVVGVGGNDYMLNYFLRKLYIQISIENFTANLIASLAQKLQKLHSLGGRKFVVMSLMPLGYSPVINRPNIIGTPSQLNNAAQLYNDRLKTLLDSLRSNLSDFSFVLINQYNIISSLTYSPPSRTGFTDIRNPCCAVASLSQGGNGISCDRGGKVCGDRTAYMYFDGLHPTGAVNIEIATKAYDSTLQSDAYPINVRQLAQQQLKRFIRKPGIGLVLTA
- the LOC126785403 gene encoding GDSL esterase/lipase At4g16230-like isoform X2 — its product is MTERGSKLLCLYLSLIFASVSSSSADADNCSFTNNGVGNKIQGLFVFGSSLVDNGNNNFLETRSKADYLPYGIDFPSGPSGRFTNNKNVIDLLCDQLKLPLIPPFQDPSTKGSKIVHGVNHASGASGILNDTGSIAGNATSLSQQVLDFEEVTLANLEAQLGCNCSQSLPSYLIVVGVGGNDYMLNYFLRKLYIQISIENFTANLIASLAQKLQKLHSLGGRKFVVMSLMPLGYSPVINRPNIIGTPSQLNNAAQLYNDRLKTLLDSLRSNLSDFSFVLINQYNIISSLTYSPPSRTGFTDIRNPCCAVASLSQGGNGISCDRGGKVCGDRTAYMYFDGLHPTGAVNIEIATKAYDSTLQSDAYPINVRQLAQQQEHDETQWNKPRQN